The window caatgacaactataaacaaacaaaaaaaaagccaggcattgtggcaggagcctgtaatcccagctacttaggaggctgaggcaagagaattgtttcagcccaagagtttgaagttgctgtgagctatgatgccacagccctctacctaaggcgacatagtgtgactctgtctcaaaaaatatatatatttccttgaaATATAGATCTCAAGAGGATTGATATAGTGCTGTGCAGATATGTACATCAAAAATGATTGTAGTTACTATTCCCATTCTTTCAGTTTTCCCCATTTAAAACACGTCTAATTGTATAAAATGTCTCTTCATCCTTAATGTCATCACCCAAGTATgacaaaatttttttctcttatatctAGAACACTATTATAGTTTTTAACTACtacctctcttttctcctttatccCATGGTTTAGCATTTAAAACAGTGGCTTCTCATGATAAAGATATTTCTATAGAGggtgaagaaaaggagaaataaataggTAGGTTACTTAGAGCATAATCTAAATTCTTTTGTTTGGCATTTAAGGCAAGGCCCTCTTCGGTCCACAGAGTAGTTGGGATCATTCACTCATTTTCTTAACACAGCATGACTCTTCCTACTTATATGGCAAGCTACTTCAACTACAACTCTGAACTATGTTTTATCACTTTGACGTTTAGAATGTCCATTGTTTTGTGGTTGCTCTATAAACGCTTATTCAATGAAGATATTAAATACTTGTcagatttattaagtatagagtataataTCTTAActcaataattaagtaaacaagatgaggtttatattaaccagtgtgatgtaaatgctcctaatgctatatgaaatcaacacattgtacccaaacatgcattaatgtatacatgatctatgtgtttaggatttaataaaaaaaaacttgccaATCCTTCAGACAGTTGGAAGCTTTACCAAAGCATCTATTTAACACCATGTACTTAAAATAattatctcatttagtcctcCTAAAACTCTACAAAGTAGGTATTCTTAATCTTACTGTTAAGAGAGGAGAGTAAAACTCCAGGTATAAAATTTGTACAAAACTCTACAATCAATGGCTGGTTTGATCAGCATCAGGTTACTAGTGGGTCCAACTGGCTCCAAACTCATGTTATTTCTACTACTCATATGGCCTTAGCTATGTGCTACTGTGAGTGGAATAATGATGACACTTTCTAAGTAatcttaggcaagtcactttTCTCCTTGTGCTCGTATTTTAGTATTCTAAAACATGTGGTTTCTTCTCTGAGAGATATGTGTATAAAGGTTCATCATATCGCTTGCtccttccatttttgttttcagtattcTTACGATATTCTTTagtaatattcttttattattctttagtCATAAagatttaacaaaattatttcataaaaagaTTACAAAAATCACTTAGTAAAATTAATGAGGATATGAATAGCCTTTCACATACCTCCGAGCCATAGAACTTAGATTTTGGAGATGCTCTGGATATTACTTAATCCAGCCaattcattttatggatgaaaaaaTTTGTGACCCGGACACTGAAGCAGGCAGGGGTAGGGTGGGAAGTTTGTGGCCGAGCTGCAACTCACTTGTTCCGATTTCCACTTGAACGATTTTCCCTCCTCATATAGTGATGTGAATAATTGCTTTGCCTGCAGGCGAATCAAGAGGGTGACCCAGGTTAGGGTGGTGGGCTGCCTACCTGAGATTCTCGGGGACTAAGGCACCAAAGCCTCCGCAGGGCCCGCTTCACCTCCTTGTTTCGCAGAGTGTAAATGAAAGGGTTGAGCATGGGAGTGATGATTGTGTAGAAGACGGCAGGGGCCCCAGCTCCTGCCCCACCGGAGCGAGGCTGCAGGTAGATAGAGACAGGCGGCAGGTAGTACAGGGACACCAAGGTCAGGTGCGCGGTGCAGGTGGAGAAGGTCCGCCGCCGGCCCTCCACCGTGCGGATGCGCAGCACAGCCTTGGCGATGAAGACGTAGGATACCAAGATGAGGATCAGGCAGCCTGCAGCCACTATGCCGATGTTGGTGAGCGTGACGAGCTCGTTAATGGTGGTGTCTGCACAGGCCAGCTTCAGCACAGGCGGGATGTCACAGAAGAAGTAGGCGATGTGGTGAGGCCCGCAGTAGAGCAGGTGGAAGGTGAGGGAGGTGTGGATTGCAGAGTGcatggcacctgtggcccaggtGACTCCAGCCAGCCCTGCACACCTACGACGGTTCATGGCCACTGGGTAGTGCAGGGGTCGGCAGATGGCCAGGTAGCGGTCATAAGCCATGACCGTGTACAGGAAGCACTCGGTGCTGGCCAGGAAGTGGAAGTTGTAGAGCTGGACAGCGCAGCCCTCGAAGGAGATCACCTTCCCATCGGGAGTCAACAGCCCAGCCATGACCTTGGGCACCGTCACCGTAGACAAACATGCATCCAGGAAGGACAGGTGCCCCAGGAAGTGGTACATGGGGGATCGGAGGTGAGGGTCAGAGCCCACAGTTAGGAGAATGAGGAGATTCCCAGCCACTGTGACGGTGTagatgaggagaaagaggagaaaaaagagggcAGGGTGTTCAGCTGTGTACAGCAGACCCTCCAGGAAGAAGTGGCTCACCACCGTCTGGTTGGGGTTCTCTGTCCCCCTGCGGGACATCCCCCTTGCCACACAACAAATGTTAtttgaagaaatgcaaaataatatggATTATAAACGCTGTTCTcaatgattatatattttttgctcgCATTCTAGAATTGTGATGCTTCTGGTCGTCCCCATTTACTCTGCCCTGCTGCAGATATGGACAAGCAGGGTCGTTATGCTGTGTGTCAGCATCCCATCTTGGGGTAAGTCTTGCCTGCAGTTTGGGTGTTATTACATCAGCCAGAAACACAGCAGCCCCACCCACCTTACCCCCAGAGGGAGTGCTCTAGAATTTCAGctacccaccaccctcaggtGTATGATAGTGAAGCCCTGGAGAGTAAAATAATTCACCAGGACAATTTGTTcagaacatttcattttcttcctgtaaAACTTTGTTTTAAACCTTTGGGaattttttgctcttctttttttttgttgttgttgttgagattttTCCACTGgtccataataaaattttaagaattctttgatttttttcccctatttttttttcaacctaCTAAACTAATTAGATGTTGCATTAggtgaaaattttctttaaactgCTTTTTCCTCTTCTATTGTCGCTTCAatttctatagatttgcctaaCTCTACCTCTGCATATTTTATACCTAGACTCTCACACGGGCATTTTATGTCCTATCTGTTACATACTccctaataaataaaaagattctgtATTCCACTGCTTTGTCAGTTTTCTTAACATGACacatttaatctcttttttttttaactgttactGTCGGAGACATAAAGTATATTTTTGTCTGACATTTAAAATTAtctataaattgttttcattatcataaaaAACTTTATCTCCTGCAATTCCCTAAAAACTCCTTTTATCCAGACTGCTGCTTGTCCCATCTTCTTAGTTTTCCATACCCACTCCCTGAGCTCATCATGGCAATTCATTTTGAATAGAAGACCTTTAATCTCTACTTTCTCGAATCTATTTTTGATGGTTGAGTTTGAACGTTAATTCTTTTAGGagccatttgtaaatattttctctaatactGATTCACTAATTTCTGAAACTTAATGGCATGTATGATAATTATTAATAAGTATCAGAGCATGTACTACTGTGTAGTGTTTCAATGAACTATGTACACATGTCATGTCCCTAAGaggaacaaaagggaaaaaaatctaaacttttCGTAACATTTGGGGGATAGAACAGTAGAAATAGCAAGAAGTCAAGTTTATTTGAACACCTAtaaacttaatttatttattttgttgttgttgtagttgtcattgctgtttggcaggccagggccgggtttgaaccctccaccactggtgcatgtggctggcgccctaaccgctgaactacaggtgctgccacttTTTAAACCCATGTTTCCCACTTATTATTCGAAAGATATGAATCAtggtatttgatttctctgtttcttcatttctcaaaTTTAAAATAGGGATATTATCATTGGTGCTACATTTAATGTAGTTACTATTATTTCCCAGCTGATAGAGCAGTGCATGTGGAACCTTAAATTTCTTTATATTCAATAATTTATTCAATGTAATGACATTTCCTATGATGTTCCtgagaaaaaattatgaaactttagAAGAAGTTCAACAAAGAAGCAATCCCTACTTGGAAAGAGTGTTCCAATGTTGGCTTAATCAATATATTATACTGTTATTTACATCAGTTGTATATGTATTTCCAATATTGCAACCAACCatgttcagattttctttttcatacctTTCTAGAAAGGGTATGATAAAAACGAAGAGTAACACGTATTATTGGATGGGGAGAAACTGAAACTCCCAGACATTGCTAATGAAAGTGTAGAATGGACAGCCTAATCTGGAAAATAGTTTGATAGTCTTTTAGTTTGAAAATTTAAAGATGaatttaccatatgacccagcattCCTACTTCTAGCAATCTATAcaagacaaatgaaaacttaTGTGCATACAAACACTTCatatgaatgtttatagtagAATACTGCACAGTGGCCAAAGCCTGGAAACAGACATTTTCTTGATCCTTGGctaatgaatggattaaaaaaaaaaaaagggtatatCCATGCAACAGAGCATCGTTCATCAATAAGAGAGGACAAAATACTAATAATAGTTTATacctgctcatcaatgacctttgctaactagGGAAAATATTCATCCAAAACTTCCTAATGAAGAAGTGTTTTggaaaaagatagctttttgcaaaatgcttggatttttttttccacatatcATACATAAAtctagttttaccttgcaaagaaatattcaagtcactTTTATTTGACATGATATCGCACAAAAATGCTGCAtccctatagaaatcttctttcaatgaTTCATATTGCTGATTCGgttattcataaaatttaactatctgttctcacatagataaaattttggctatcaCCTGTCCCTGTGGTAGTTATTGCTCTTTAGAATGATATGGAGAATCCACACTGAATACCGCATTCTTCATCCCTTCatcttttgcatgttatgaaactGATGATGCCATATTGCATTTGAACGAATGTAGTTaacaatatttataactttttgcAAAgtatcacttaaaatagtagctttagtacagagattttgctgatgcaggatacaatgaaaagaaatgagaccaTCCGAatctattaattctttttttgatctgtgcaataaacccttcatgttttcctgtcatggaaggtgcactgtctacgtacactcactaaatttaccaaattcagtccaacttcatgatATTTATCTTCAGTGAGTAACTATCTGtatcaaagaaaatcttctgttatgaccaaAATGAGGTATAAAACTTGCACCTACCAGTGGTATCAGTTGAGTCATCCAAAGTGATAGAATAATATATGAAGTAGAACCTCGTTAGTTGACCATTTCCCTGccttgaccaccttcttaagtggACCCAATTTTCATACATGGGACATGCACTACATGGAtaaaggcctagttccttatgttgactacccccatatgttgaccactttgttacagtcctttgggtggtcaacttatagaggttctactgtatatgctttccttttaatgtatcgcatgaagttgttctgttaagttgaaaaCTAGTTCATGTTGCTGATCAGTCATGATTCTTGAAAGAGGAAGTTGTTcttactttgaaatgttatcagAGTCTAAATATCCCACAACCTTGATAGtgaattctttcacaatttctaacCCATTGAATtgtttcccttcctccaccccctgaatatataagctactttataagttgcttcagtggcattatttccaggtcttattgctgcctTGAAAGAATTgcctttgcttttgattttcgtcttttaatttctgcaatacagccTTTTATGCCTCTcccagtaatttaaaatatttgtgatctTTATGAGTGTCATGATGAGCATTGAATTTGTTTAATATTGacattgcagtatcacaaagcaagcaaaccatctcatctttagcagaaacaagataagaTGGCAATTCCCAATACtaattaaaaatctgttttcttccttcagtgttcttTTGGTCTTCTTTGATATGAGGAActattaagcagacagaattaaaaaatactgtcaaacTTTGccactattcacaaattccacttcaaacagaaacacagtgcaccattgtcaaaagctgaCAAAGATCGTCTTACTTGAGTGCTATAAACTTTCGCCAACCAGCGTAGTGTGGTATTGACACCAGTCATGCAGGGGTTTTTAGAACTAAATCATAAGCTTAGTGTGATTAATCGCTTAATAATGTTCTAATAGTGCTAACccatctgggaggattatttcataaaaacttatttcattttttggtatttttaaaaaataaatgtataaagtatGAAcgaaatagtattaataaaaataaaagaatttattctgtaaaatttggagtCAGTCAAAAGGACATCCCTAATGACCTAGCAGGCCACATGTGCCATTATAGCTGTAGTTTCCCCACCTCTGGACTAGATTTTACAAGAACTTTAAACCACAGATTATCTTATCTTTCCTTGGAATTCAGATTTATAAATTATAGACCTAATGAttgctctctctctgtctttctccctctttcttcttttcaataaTGATACTTATTATATACTGAGTTatctaaattatttcttatttattttatagtcatATAGAAAGTGACTATATATCTCATACATGAGCGCATTTTTTCATAGATTATAAACTCATTTGGTTTACATGACAATGTCACAGTTTGAGAGTTATACTGAATAAATTTTCCTGAGTTGATTTGGATTGCCTATTCATACTTATTTTGATGTTTAACTTTGCCATCTCTGCTATTACAATAAGGAAAGTCACTGACAACATACATTTCTTCTCACAAAGCTCCTGGTGCATAAAAATCAGTTCTCCTCAATTGGAGCTGTTTGGGAAACATAGTAATCCTTT is drawn from Nycticebus coucang isolate mNycCou1 chromosome 6, mNycCou1.pri, whole genome shotgun sequence and contains these coding sequences:
- the LOC128588863 gene encoding olfactory receptor 10S1; protein product: MSRRGTENPNQTVVSHFFLEGLLYTAEHPALFFLLFLLIYTVTVAGNLLILLTVGSDPHLRSPMYHFLGHLSFLDACLSTVTVPKVMAGLLTPDGKVISFEGCAVQLYNFHFLASTECFLYTVMAYDRYLAICRPLHYPVAMNRRRCAGLAGVTWATGAMHSAIHTSLTFHLLYCGPHHIAYFFCDIPPVLKLACADTTINELVTLTNIGIVAAGCLILILVSYVFIAKAVLRIRTVEGRRRTFSTCTAHLTLVSLYYLPPVSIYLQPRSGGAGAGAPAVFYTIITPMLNPFIYTLRNKEVKRALRRLWCLSPRESQVGSPPP